A stretch of Planococcus citri chromosome 5, ihPlaCitr1.1, whole genome shotgun sequence DNA encodes these proteins:
- the LOC135846948 gene encoding neprilysin-like isoform X2, translated as MSQNEVLPSPRTAASCDLQNLQPFANVQIDHEVPDKNPLGKKVEKNKLKRIMQLITLFLTIYVCYKLIKFIASGREGVFCQSTLCKRSEQHLLNSINFSVNPCDNFYEFACGNWKAVHQLDDKMTGTNAFRILQEELKYKIQHYLDSDDEKNEPLALHQARKMYRQCLDEANSNKTTLFGEIAQTLQKVNLPVVPPYLVATPNFSWFTTIAKSKKYLDLTFFIEFEIQIDPNNSTIKKLAIGRPERLLPFSNQPANEMGIGRSQTGADRLRYKYLKKLVKHAFRQANLRWPPEMDQIFAKNYELFLQFAAQYSTIRDMFFKTDEYISPYVSITDLQEITDQIFHYNEERIICWKRFFEMIFEETNVHLDFKHDDRIILVPDFAYIVEILNLLATTPMYIVEYYMWIEVTNGIIPYTNSALNKRYNDIYRSITGDEKASRETFCYNSVKEIYQSSMAYFLVRDNSVKKQFKKYQLNDNSFLQTIMTLKHEKFLDHLTSYHRSVSEDEWWNEIILHVDTYYSRDFDAIALPVGILKFPFYQLGLKALDYGAIGMIIGHEMTHAFDALGLKRDTERNLELKWSLDALSTYEKKANCFVNNYYEYTVGTTHQKVDGLLTLDENLADNEGLRVAYQAFKNYMKKNGREKLLLGLDHYTPEQLFFLAFANTWCEHGNSESMNDDTHSPRPVRVMATLRNSEDFAEAWKCKKGSPMNPDREKCKLW; from the exons ATGTCCCAAAATGAGGTTTTGCCTTCTCCGCGAACAG CGGCCTCCTGTGACcttcaaaatttacaaccaTTTGCGAATGTGCAGATAGATCATGAAGTACCTGATAAAAATCCATTGGGTAAAAA ggtagaaaaaaataaactgaaacGAATAATGCAACTCATCACATTATTTCTGACTATCTATGTCTGttacaaattgatcaaatttatag cTTCAGGTCGTGAAGGGGTGTTTTGCCAATCAACATTATGTAAACGATCAG AACAACATTTACTAAATTCCATTAACTTTTCGGTAAACCCCTGCGATAACTTTTACGAATTTGCATGTGGCAATTGGAAAGCAGTACATCAATTAGACGATAAAATGACCGGAACGAACGCTTTTCGTATACTACAAGAagaattaaaatacaaaatacaac ATTATTTGGATTCAGACGATGAGAAAAACGAGCCCCTTGCGTTACATCAAGCTAGGAAAATGTATCGACAGTGTTTAGACGAAG CCAATTCCAATAAAACAACGTTATTCGGAGAGATCGCGCAAACATTACAGAAAGTAAATCTTCCTGTAGTACCTCCTTATTTAGTAGCAACGCCGAATTTCAGTTGGTTCACAACAATCGCAAAGAGCAAGAAATACCtggatttgacatttttcattgaattcgAAATTCAAATCGATCCGAACAACAgcacgataaaaaaattggcgatCGGACGACCAGAACGACTTTTACCTTTTTCAAA TCAACCAGCTAATGAAATGGGTATTGGAAGAAGTCAAACGGGAGCTGATCGTTTACGATACAAATATTTAAAGAAGTTAGTGAAGCATGCTTTCCGACAAGCCAACTTACGTTGGCCTCCAGAAATGGAtcaaatatttgccaaaaattacgaattatttttacaatttgctGCTCAATATAGTACG ATACGAGATATGTTTTTCAAGACTGACGAATACATTTCACCTTACGTTTCAATTACCGATTTACAAGAAATCACcgatcaaattttccattataacGAAGAACGAATA ATTTGTTGGaaacgcttttttgaaatgatatttGAAGAGACGAACGTCCACTTGGATTTCAAACACGACGATCGAATAATTTTAGTACCGGATTTCGCTTATATCGTAGAAATACTGAACTTGCTAGCTACCACACCTATGTACATTGTTG AGTATTACATGTGGATTGAAGTTACCAACGGAATCATACCGTATACGAATAGTGCTTTGAATAAACGATACAATGACATATATCGCAGTATTACCGGAGATGAGAAAGCTTCCAG GGAAACGTTTTGTTACAACAGCGTCAAAGAAATATATCAATCAAGTATGGCTTACTTTTTGGTTCGCGATAATTCTGTGAAAAAGCAATTTAAAAAG tACCAATTGAATGACAATAGTTTTCTGCAGACAATAATGACACTGAAACACGAAAAATTCTTGGATCATTTGACATCATATCACCGTTCAGTATCCGAAGATGAATG gTGGAATGAAATCATCTTACACGTAGACACGTACTATTCGAGGGATTTTGATGCGATTG CCCTTCCGGTGGGAATATTGAAGTTCCCATTCTATCAACTCGGATTAAA AGCTTTGGATTATGGGGCCATTGGAATGATTATAGGACACGAAATGACACACGCCTTTGATGCTCTAG GATTGAAACGTGACACCGAACGTAATTTAGAACTGAAGTGGAGTTTGGATGCATTAAGCACATACGAAAAAAAAGCCAATTGTTTCGTAAATAATTATTACGAATACACTGTCGGAACTACTCATCAAAAA GTTGACGGACTTTTAACTTTGGATGAAAACTTGGCTGACAATGAAGGTTTACGTGTGGCGTATCAggcttttaaaaattacatgaaaaagaATGGCAGAGAGAAGTTATTACTTGGGCTAGATCATTACACTCCCGAGCAATTATTTTTCCTTGCATTTGCGAAT ACTTGGTGTGAACATGGAAATTCAGAATCCATGAACGATGATACCCACAGTCCGCGGCCAGTCCGGGTAATGGCGAcgttaagaaattctgaagaCTTTGCAGAGGCCTGGAAGTGCAAGAAAGGTTCACCTATGAACCCGGATCGGGAAAAGTGTAAATTATGGTGA
- the LOC135846948 gene encoding neprilysin-11-like isoform X1, which yields MSQNEVLPSPRTAASCDLQNLQPFANVQIDHEVPDKNPLGKKVEKNKLKRIMQLITLFLTIYVCYKLIKFIASGREGVFCQSTLCKRSEQHLLNSINFSVNPCDNFYEFACGNWKAVHQLDDKMTGTNAFRILQEELKYKIQHYLDSDDEKNEPLALHQARKMYRQCLDEANSNKTTLFGEIAQTLQKVNLPVVPPYLVATPNFSWFTTIAKSKKYLDLTFFIEFEIQIDPNNSTIKKLAIGRPERLLPFSNQPANEMGIGRSQTGADRLRYKYLKKLVKHAFRQANLRWPPEMDQIFAKNYELFLQFAAQYSTIRDMFFKTDEYISPYVSITDLQEITDQIFHYNEERIICWKRFFEMIFEETNVHLDFKHDDRIILVPDFAYIVEILNLLATTPMYIVEYYMWIEVTNGIIPYTNSALNKRYNDIYRSITGDEKASRETFCYNSVKEIYQSSMAYFLVRDNSVKKQFKKISEIFEDIRFSYMNMVSNATWIDEKTKEKVVQKLESIRSNIGYPKWMNDITQYSTYQLNDNSFLQTIMTLKHEKFLDHLTSYHRSVSEDEWWNEIILHVDTYYSRDFDAIALPVGILKFPFYQLGLKALDYGAIGMIIGHEMTHAFDALGLKRDTERNLELKWSLDALSTYEKKANCFVNNYYEYTVGTTHQKVDGLLTLDENLADNEGLRVAYQAFKNYMKKNGREKLLLGLDHYTPEQLFFLAFANTWCEHGNSESMNDDTHSPRPVRVMATLRNSEDFAEAWKCKKGSPMNPDREKCKLW from the exons ATGTCCCAAAATGAGGTTTTGCCTTCTCCGCGAACAG CGGCCTCCTGTGACcttcaaaatttacaaccaTTTGCGAATGTGCAGATAGATCATGAAGTACCTGATAAAAATCCATTGGGTAAAAA ggtagaaaaaaataaactgaaacGAATAATGCAACTCATCACATTATTTCTGACTATCTATGTCTGttacaaattgatcaaatttatag cTTCAGGTCGTGAAGGGGTGTTTTGCCAATCAACATTATGTAAACGATCAG AACAACATTTACTAAATTCCATTAACTTTTCGGTAAACCCCTGCGATAACTTTTACGAATTTGCATGTGGCAATTGGAAAGCAGTACATCAATTAGACGATAAAATGACCGGAACGAACGCTTTTCGTATACTACAAGAagaattaaaatacaaaatacaac ATTATTTGGATTCAGACGATGAGAAAAACGAGCCCCTTGCGTTACATCAAGCTAGGAAAATGTATCGACAGTGTTTAGACGAAG CCAATTCCAATAAAACAACGTTATTCGGAGAGATCGCGCAAACATTACAGAAAGTAAATCTTCCTGTAGTACCTCCTTATTTAGTAGCAACGCCGAATTTCAGTTGGTTCACAACAATCGCAAAGAGCAAGAAATACCtggatttgacatttttcattgaattcgAAATTCAAATCGATCCGAACAACAgcacgataaaaaaattggcgatCGGACGACCAGAACGACTTTTACCTTTTTCAAA TCAACCAGCTAATGAAATGGGTATTGGAAGAAGTCAAACGGGAGCTGATCGTTTACGATACAAATATTTAAAGAAGTTAGTGAAGCATGCTTTCCGACAAGCCAACTTACGTTGGCCTCCAGAAATGGAtcaaatatttgccaaaaattacgaattatttttacaatttgctGCTCAATATAGTACG ATACGAGATATGTTTTTCAAGACTGACGAATACATTTCACCTTACGTTTCAATTACCGATTTACAAGAAATCACcgatcaaattttccattataacGAAGAACGAATA ATTTGTTGGaaacgcttttttgaaatgatatttGAAGAGACGAACGTCCACTTGGATTTCAAACACGACGATCGAATAATTTTAGTACCGGATTTCGCTTATATCGTAGAAATACTGAACTTGCTAGCTACCACACCTATGTACATTGTTG AGTATTACATGTGGATTGAAGTTACCAACGGAATCATACCGTATACGAATAGTGCTTTGAATAAACGATACAATGACATATATCGCAGTATTACCGGAGATGAGAAAGCTTCCAG GGAAACGTTTTGTTACAACAGCGTCAAAGAAATATATCAATCAAGTATGGCTTACTTTTTGGTTCGCGATAATTCTGTGAAAAAGCAATTTAAAAAG atatcagaaatttttgaagatattcGTTTTTCTTACATGAATATGGTGAGTAATGCAACGTGGATTGATGAGAAAACCAAGGAAAAGGTCGTGCAAAAGCTGGAGAGCATTAGATCAAATATTGGTTATCCTAAATGGATGAACGATATCACACAATATTCAACA tACCAATTGAATGACAATAGTTTTCTGCAGACAATAATGACACTGAAACACGAAAAATTCTTGGATCATTTGACATCATATCACCGTTCAGTATCCGAAGATGAATG gTGGAATGAAATCATCTTACACGTAGACACGTACTATTCGAGGGATTTTGATGCGATTG CCCTTCCGGTGGGAATATTGAAGTTCCCATTCTATCAACTCGGATTAAA AGCTTTGGATTATGGGGCCATTGGAATGATTATAGGACACGAAATGACACACGCCTTTGATGCTCTAG GATTGAAACGTGACACCGAACGTAATTTAGAACTGAAGTGGAGTTTGGATGCATTAAGCACATACGAAAAAAAAGCCAATTGTTTCGTAAATAATTATTACGAATACACTGTCGGAACTACTCATCAAAAA GTTGACGGACTTTTAACTTTGGATGAAAACTTGGCTGACAATGAAGGTTTACGTGTGGCGTATCAggcttttaaaaattacatgaaaaagaATGGCAGAGAGAAGTTATTACTTGGGCTAGATCATTACACTCCCGAGCAATTATTTTTCCTTGCATTTGCGAAT ACTTGGTGTGAACATGGAAATTCAGAATCCATGAACGATGATACCCACAGTCCGCGGCCAGTCCGGGTAATGGCGAcgttaagaaattctgaagaCTTTGCAGAGGCCTGGAAGTGCAAGAAAGGTTCACCTATGAACCCGGATCGGGAAAAGTGTAAATTATGGTGA